A DNA window from Ostrea edulis chromosome 5, xbOstEdul1.1, whole genome shotgun sequence contains the following coding sequences:
- the LOC125649102 gene encoding uncharacterized protein LOC125649102 isoform X7, with amino-acid sequence MKKTSFHHGDLAENMVPDSEEIRKMATKKMRTGLTKIKMYLKEPRSSDEMWCIFRVAIPGEPPPSEEEKAGDEQKPELAKNDGKAEERKSENSSGVEDGRAMEQIQLTEQIAMVQDMVQEMKFSFTSAMEELAKTQYGDESLQQQLSNDRESNLQQITELTDLVKSLKSEVDSIKTELNGVVASQKTLEEKFKSEKPRVLESPAPDSTRKDVGPMVQPYLASLHQQKASEDCDSHSVTALACKSLNLSQALHEKCLHLELSSSDEEETLRNLQNSGFFLDKEGSYYLDDKHVHPRKLPLHERVVEEVQREKAAQEVVEAERSYCSQLWTLIDAYINPLRQAEIMTPRELSALFPSYIPQLYEQHCLQLHKMEERLMKWKISGMLGDVFVKMLEKQDGEGLALYKEYINDFPSIINNMNQWFSQSPHFKSLMGSTNLASSNVIPLLLEPLQQIPKYSLLLKNLLKHTAVDHPDRQYLEAALYSLKSFLYIMNNDIEHASQFLNVTRSRESGNSMRSRSSGSSAEANQVSSARDSGIQEDETRHPASPSTTRRYVLQVLRERREREEQGYRDRPVSVQSRPQHTFGSHPDLSAQEYVDLMNTSKENSVYLPYQSGHKMYSSLSKIQAKVPEIRSPEKPPRRIKIRRRPDNPKSAINSNYLRPLTPHFPFSSTPSRTAFDEQENLRPPPPNRRGRIRPASSIDFTNRGSERRDEILEDWSFHGPSLNSPRDHPGEGRARNELHLSLQRLLAERDMEGSRREEDTNPYFQPLSTSSEPGGPTEDRFATSSYNGYQPGRPAFQTKIVEDYGIYGDEDDEEEYGKGGSFHSHSNPLKDKTETPYENYHQRRTLPEVKNVTSEVHLGHREKPLPSPRRNDSQKSRMSDTTSKLSVERRSSGETGGSKQLKPEHLVPAPSENSVSVSSKKKDMQLYEIETKDYPDNSKRNSYVQAEKPSEEDHSYSRNSIRASSDINKNDLKLDMKGAGNLPMRTSPHIAESSTRPSSDPVTPTNGPVLRNPNKPSKKLPVPSGRLSYPNLDQMPSASRIPSPPVTPTDGKSLKALAKDTKIPMYMPKKKEKGAKGSNENISKSTEDVSKVKKKTKFGSIKSFFGRKRMTVSFSIPQLDQL; translated from the exons ccATGGAGCAAATACAGTTGACAGAACAGATAGCAATG GTTCAGGACATGGTTCAGGAGATGAAGTTCAGCTTCACGTCGGCCATGGAGGAGCTAGCTAAGACACAGTATGGTGACGAATCCCTACAACAGCAGCTGTCAAACGACCGAGAGAGTAATCTACAACAAATCACAGAACTCACCGACCTAGTCAAAAGTCTCAAG TCAGAAGTAGACTCAATCAAAACTGAGTTGAATGGAGTTGTAGCCTCACAGAAAACTCTGGAAGAGAA GTTTAAGTCGGAGAAGCCACGTGTCTTGGAGTCTCCAGCCCCAGACTCCACCAGAAAAGATGTGGGCCCGATGGTTCAGCCTTACTTAGCAAGTCTTCATCAACAGAAAG CATCAGAGGACTGCGACTCCCACTCAGTGACAGCTTTAGCCTGCAAGAGTCTTAATCTGTCACAGGCCCTACATGAAAAATGTCTTCATCTGGAACTGTCATCTAGCGATGAAGAAGAAACTCTCAGAAATCTGCAG AATTCTGGATTCTTCTTGGACAAAGAAGGAAGTT ATTACCTTGATGATAAACATGTTCATCCACGGAAACTACCTCTCCATGAAAGGGTGGTGGAAGAAG TACAAAGAGAGAAGGCTGCCCAGGAAGTGGTGGAAGCGGAGAGGTCCTACTGCTCACAGCTTTGGACTCTGATTGATGCTTACATTAACCCACTCAGGCAGGCCGAAATCATGACGCCCagagagttatctgcccttttcCCCTCCTACATCCCTCAGCTGTATGAACAGCATTGTCTACAACTGCACAAGATGGAGGAGAGGCTGATGAAGTGGAAGATCTCCGGCATGTTAGGAGATGTATTTGTCAAGATGCTCGAGAAGCAAGAT GGAGAAGGTTTGGCTCTGTATAAAGAGTATATCAACGACTTTCCTTCCATCATCAACAACATGAACCAGTGGTTTTCACAATCGCCTCACTTCAAATCCCTCATGGGG AGCACCAATTTAGCTTCTTCCAATGTCATTCCCCTGCTGTTGGAACCATTGCAACAAATACCAAAATACTCACTACTGCTAAAG AACCTCTTGAAGCACACCGCAGTGGATCATCCTGACAGACAGTATCTAGAGGCAGCCCTGTACAGTCTGAAAAGCTTTCTGTACATCATGAATAACGACATTGAGCATGCATCACAGTTTCTGAATGTCACCAG GTCACGAGAGAGTGGAAATTCGATGCGTTCTCGTTCTAGTGGGAGCAGTGCGGAGGCTAATCAGGTGTCTAGTGCTCGGGACAGTGGGATACAAGAGGACGAGACTCGTCACCCTGCCTCGCCCAGCACCACTAGAAG GTACGTCCTTCAGGTGTTGCGGGAAAGGAGAGAGAGGGAGGAGCAGGGTTACAGGGACCGCCCAGTTTCTGTCCAGTCCCGCCCTCAGCACACTTTCGGAAGTCATCCTGATTTATCTGCACAGGAGTATGTTGACCTCATGAACACCAGCAAAGAGAACAGTGTCTACTTGCCTTATCAGTCTGGGCACAAGATGTATTCTTCTCTGTCAAAGATACAGGCCAAGGTGCCTGAAATCCGTAGTCCCGAGAAACCCCCGAGGAGAATCAAAATACGAAGGCGACCCGATAATCCAAAGAGTGCaataaattcaaattatctTCGCCCACTCACTCCACATTTTCCATTTTCGAGCACTCCAAGTCGTACAGCCTTTGATGAACAAGAGAACTTAAGGCCCCCTCCACCCAACAGGAGAGGCAGAATAAGGCCAGCAAGTTCCATTGATTTTACAAATCGGGGAAGTGAAAGGAGGGATGAAATATTGGAGGACTGGTCGTTTCATGGGCCAAGTCTGAACTCCCCCAGGGATCACCCGGGGGAGGGAAGGGCCAGGAATGAGCTTCATCTGTCTCTCCAGAGACTACTGGCAGAGAGAGATATGGAGGGCAGTCGGAGAGAGGAAGACACAAATCCATATTTTCAGCCCCTCAGTACTTCTTCAGAGCCTGGTGGACCAACTGAGGACAGATTTGCTACCTCCTCATATAATGGATATCAGCCAGGTAGACCTGCTTTTCAAACAAAGATAGTTGAAGACTATGGAATATATGGTGATGAGGATGATGAGGAAGAATATGGAAAAGGTGGTTCTTTTCATTCTCACAGTAATCCATTGAAAGATAAAACTGAGACTCCTTATGAGAATTACCATCAGAGAAGAACTTTACCAGAGGTCAAGAATGTGACCTCAGAAGTTCATCTGGGTCACAGAGAAAAACCTCTTCCTAGTCCTCGAAGAAATGATTCTCAAAAATCTAGGATGTCAGACACTACCTCCAAATTGTCAGTGGAGAGACGAAGTTCTGGTGAAACGGGCGGTAGTAAACAGCTTAAGCCTGAACATCTAGTGCCAGCGCCTTCAGAAAATTCAGTCAGTGTTTCAAGTAAGAAAAAGGACATGCAGCTATATGAAATTGAAACTAAAGACTATCCGGACAATAGTAAAAGAAACTCTTATGTGCAGGCTGAGAAACCTTCAGAAGAGGACCATTCCTACAGCAGAAACAGTATTAGAGCTTCTTCAGATATCAACAAGAATGATCTGAAGCTCGATATGAAAGGTGCAGGGAATTTACCCATGAGGACCTCCCCTCATATCGCTGAATCCTCCACCCGTCCCAGCTCAGATCCAGTCACACCAACAAATGGACCCGTGTTAAGGAATCCCAACAAACCTTCCAAAAAGTTGCCTGTCCCAAGCGGTCGGTTAAGTTACCCAAATTTAGACCAGATGCCTTCAGCCTCCAGGATTCCCTCGCCTCCTGTCACCCCGACAGATGGAAAGAGTCTGAAAGCTCTGGCCAAAGACACCAAAATACCCATGTATATGCCAAAAAAGAAGGAGAAAGGTGCCAAGGGGTCCAACGAAAACATCTCCAAGTCAACAGAGGATGTATCCAAAGTCAAGAAAAAGACCAAGTTTGGATCCATTAAGAGTTTTTTCGGAAGAAAAAG GATGACTGTTAGTTTTTCAAT
- the LOC125649102 gene encoding uncharacterized protein LOC125649102 isoform X11: MKKTSFHHGDLAENMVPDSEEIRKMATKKMRTGLTKIKMYLKEPRSSDEMWCIFRVAIPGEPPPSEEEKAGDEQKPELAKNDGKAEERKSENSSGVEDGRAMEQIQLTEQIAMVQDMVQEMKFSFTSAMEELAKTQYGDESLQQQLSNDRESNLQQITELTDLVKSLKSEVDSIKTELNGVVASQKTLEEKFKSEKPRVLESPAPDSTRKDVGPMVQPYLASLHQQKASEDCDSHSVTALACKSLNLSQALHEKCLHLELSSSDEEETLRNLQNSGFFLDKEGSLQREKAAQEVVEAERSYCSQLWTLIDAYINPLRQAEIMTPRELSALFPSYIPQLYEQHCLQLHKMEERLMKWKISGMLGDVFVKMLEKQDGEGLALYKEYINDFPSIINNMNQWFSQSPHFKSLMGSTNLASSNVIPLLLEPLQQIPKYSLLLKNLLKHTAVDHPDRQYLEAALYSLKSFLYIMNNDIEHASQFLNVTRSRESGNSMRSRSSGSSAEANQVSSARDSGIQEDETRHPASPSTTRRYVLQVLRERREREEQGYRDRPVSVQSRPQHTFGSHPDLSAQEYVDLMNTSKENSVYLPYQSGHKMYSSLSKIQAKVPEIRSPEKPPRRIKIRRRPDNPKSAINSNYLRPLTPHFPFSSTPSRTAFDEQENLRPPPPNRRGRIRPASSIDFTNRGSERRDEILEDWSFHGPSLNSPRDHPGEGRARNELHLSLQRLLAERDMEGSRREEDTNPYFQPLSTSSEPGGPTEDRFATSSYNGYQPGRPAFQTKIVEDYGIYGDEDDEEEYGKGGSFHSHSNPLKDKTETPYENYHQRRTLPEVKNVTSEVHLGHREKPLPSPRRNDSQKSRMSDTTSKLSVERRSSGETGGSKQLKPEHLVPAPSENSVSVSSKKKDMQLYEIETKDYPDNSKRNSYVQAEKPSEEDHSYSRNSIRASSDINKNDLKLDMKGAGNLPMRTSPHIAESSTRPSSDPVTPTNGPVLRNPNKPSKKLPVPSGRLSYPNLDQMPSASRIPSPPVTPTDGKSLKALAKDTKIPMYMPKKKEKGAKGSNENISKSTEDVSKVKKKTKFGSIKSFFGRKRMTVSFSIPQLDQL; the protein is encoded by the exons ccATGGAGCAAATACAGTTGACAGAACAGATAGCAATG GTTCAGGACATGGTTCAGGAGATGAAGTTCAGCTTCACGTCGGCCATGGAGGAGCTAGCTAAGACACAGTATGGTGACGAATCCCTACAACAGCAGCTGTCAAACGACCGAGAGAGTAATCTACAACAAATCACAGAACTCACCGACCTAGTCAAAAGTCTCAAG TCAGAAGTAGACTCAATCAAAACTGAGTTGAATGGAGTTGTAGCCTCACAGAAAACTCTGGAAGAGAA GTTTAAGTCGGAGAAGCCACGTGTCTTGGAGTCTCCAGCCCCAGACTCCACCAGAAAAGATGTGGGCCCGATGGTTCAGCCTTACTTAGCAAGTCTTCATCAACAGAAAG CATCAGAGGACTGCGACTCCCACTCAGTGACAGCTTTAGCCTGCAAGAGTCTTAATCTGTCACAGGCCCTACATGAAAAATGTCTTCATCTGGAACTGTCATCTAGCGATGAAGAAGAAACTCTCAGAAATCTGCAG AATTCTGGATTCTTCTTGGACAAAGAAGGAAGTT TACAAAGAGAGAAGGCTGCCCAGGAAGTGGTGGAAGCGGAGAGGTCCTACTGCTCACAGCTTTGGACTCTGATTGATGCTTACATTAACCCACTCAGGCAGGCCGAAATCATGACGCCCagagagttatctgcccttttcCCCTCCTACATCCCTCAGCTGTATGAACAGCATTGTCTACAACTGCACAAGATGGAGGAGAGGCTGATGAAGTGGAAGATCTCCGGCATGTTAGGAGATGTATTTGTCAAGATGCTCGAGAAGCAAGAT GGAGAAGGTTTGGCTCTGTATAAAGAGTATATCAACGACTTTCCTTCCATCATCAACAACATGAACCAGTGGTTTTCACAATCGCCTCACTTCAAATCCCTCATGGGG AGCACCAATTTAGCTTCTTCCAATGTCATTCCCCTGCTGTTGGAACCATTGCAACAAATACCAAAATACTCACTACTGCTAAAG AACCTCTTGAAGCACACCGCAGTGGATCATCCTGACAGACAGTATCTAGAGGCAGCCCTGTACAGTCTGAAAAGCTTTCTGTACATCATGAATAACGACATTGAGCATGCATCACAGTTTCTGAATGTCACCAG GTCACGAGAGAGTGGAAATTCGATGCGTTCTCGTTCTAGTGGGAGCAGTGCGGAGGCTAATCAGGTGTCTAGTGCTCGGGACAGTGGGATACAAGAGGACGAGACTCGTCACCCTGCCTCGCCCAGCACCACTAGAAG GTACGTCCTTCAGGTGTTGCGGGAAAGGAGAGAGAGGGAGGAGCAGGGTTACAGGGACCGCCCAGTTTCTGTCCAGTCCCGCCCTCAGCACACTTTCGGAAGTCATCCTGATTTATCTGCACAGGAGTATGTTGACCTCATGAACACCAGCAAAGAGAACAGTGTCTACTTGCCTTATCAGTCTGGGCACAAGATGTATTCTTCTCTGTCAAAGATACAGGCCAAGGTGCCTGAAATCCGTAGTCCCGAGAAACCCCCGAGGAGAATCAAAATACGAAGGCGACCCGATAATCCAAAGAGTGCaataaattcaaattatctTCGCCCACTCACTCCACATTTTCCATTTTCGAGCACTCCAAGTCGTACAGCCTTTGATGAACAAGAGAACTTAAGGCCCCCTCCACCCAACAGGAGAGGCAGAATAAGGCCAGCAAGTTCCATTGATTTTACAAATCGGGGAAGTGAAAGGAGGGATGAAATATTGGAGGACTGGTCGTTTCATGGGCCAAGTCTGAACTCCCCCAGGGATCACCCGGGGGAGGGAAGGGCCAGGAATGAGCTTCATCTGTCTCTCCAGAGACTACTGGCAGAGAGAGATATGGAGGGCAGTCGGAGAGAGGAAGACACAAATCCATATTTTCAGCCCCTCAGTACTTCTTCAGAGCCTGGTGGACCAACTGAGGACAGATTTGCTACCTCCTCATATAATGGATATCAGCCAGGTAGACCTGCTTTTCAAACAAAGATAGTTGAAGACTATGGAATATATGGTGATGAGGATGATGAGGAAGAATATGGAAAAGGTGGTTCTTTTCATTCTCACAGTAATCCATTGAAAGATAAAACTGAGACTCCTTATGAGAATTACCATCAGAGAAGAACTTTACCAGAGGTCAAGAATGTGACCTCAGAAGTTCATCTGGGTCACAGAGAAAAACCTCTTCCTAGTCCTCGAAGAAATGATTCTCAAAAATCTAGGATGTCAGACACTACCTCCAAATTGTCAGTGGAGAGACGAAGTTCTGGTGAAACGGGCGGTAGTAAACAGCTTAAGCCTGAACATCTAGTGCCAGCGCCTTCAGAAAATTCAGTCAGTGTTTCAAGTAAGAAAAAGGACATGCAGCTATATGAAATTGAAACTAAAGACTATCCGGACAATAGTAAAAGAAACTCTTATGTGCAGGCTGAGAAACCTTCAGAAGAGGACCATTCCTACAGCAGAAACAGTATTAGAGCTTCTTCAGATATCAACAAGAATGATCTGAAGCTCGATATGAAAGGTGCAGGGAATTTACCCATGAGGACCTCCCCTCATATCGCTGAATCCTCCACCCGTCCCAGCTCAGATCCAGTCACACCAACAAATGGACCCGTGTTAAGGAATCCCAACAAACCTTCCAAAAAGTTGCCTGTCCCAAGCGGTCGGTTAAGTTACCCAAATTTAGACCAGATGCCTTCAGCCTCCAGGATTCCCTCGCCTCCTGTCACCCCGACAGATGGAAAGAGTCTGAAAGCTCTGGCCAAAGACACCAAAATACCCATGTATATGCCAAAAAAGAAGGAGAAAGGTGCCAAGGGGTCCAACGAAAACATCTCCAAGTCAACAGAGGATGTATCCAAAGTCAAGAAAAAGACCAAGTTTGGATCCATTAAGAGTTTTTTCGGAAGAAAAAG GATGACTGTTAGTTTTTCAAT
- the LOC125649102 gene encoding uncharacterized protein LOC125649102 isoform X8 has product MDTIPETLLLFPDEDTYNCIIKRVAIPGEPPPSEEEKAGDEQKPELAKNDGKAEERKSENSSGVEDGRAMEQIQLTEQIAMVQDMVQEMKFSFTSAMEELAKTQYGDESLQQQLSNDRESNLQQITELTDLVKSLKSEVDSIKTELNGVVASQKTLEEKFKSEKPRVLESPAPDSTRKDVGPMVQPYLASLHQQKASEDCDSHSVTALACKSLNLSQALHEKCLHLELSSSDEEETLRNLQNSGFFLDKEGSYYLDDKHVHPRKLPLHERVVEEVQREKAAQEVVEAERSYCSQLWTLIDAYINPLRQAEIMTPRELSALFPSYIPQLYEQHCLQLHKMEERLMKWKISGMLGDVFVKMLEKQDGEGLALYKEYINDFPSIINNMNQWFSQSPHFKSLMGSTNLASSNVIPLLLEPLQQIPKYSLLLKNLLKHTAVDHPDRQYLEAALYSLKSFLYIMNNDIEHASQFLNVTRSRESGNSMRSRSSGSSAEANQVSSARDSGIQEDETRHPASPSTTRRYVLQVLRERREREEQGYRDRPVSVQSRPQHTFGSHPDLSAQEYVDLMNTSKENSVYLPYQSGHKMYSSLSKIQAKVPEIRSPEKPPRRIKIRRRPDNPKSAINSNYLRPLTPHFPFSSTPSRTAFDEQENLRPPPPNRRGRIRPASSIDFTNRGSERRDEILEDWSFHGPSLNSPRDHPGEGRARNELHLSLQRLLAERDMEGSRREEDTNPYFQPLSTSSEPGGPTEDRFATSSYNGYQPGRPAFQTKIVEDYGIYGDEDDEEEYGKGGSFHSHSNPLKDKTETPYENYHQRRTLPEVKNVTSEVHLGHREKPLPSPRRNDSQKSRMSDTTSKLSVERRSSGETGGSKQLKPEHLVPAPSENSVSVSSKKKDMQLYEIETKDYPDNSKRNSYVQAEKPSEEDHSYSRNSIRASSDINKNDLKLDMKGAGNLPMRTSPHIAESSTRPSSDPVTPTNGPVLRNPNKPSKKLPVPSGRLSYPNLDQMPSASRIPSPPVTPTDGKSLKALAKDTKIPMYMPKKKEKGAKGSNENISKSTEDVSKVKKKTKFGSIKSFFGRKRKIFKEFSSAQDLRETESSEDQKKNEFLFTECWVEDDINVPTKN; this is encoded by the exons ccATGGAGCAAATACAGTTGACAGAACAGATAGCAATG GTTCAGGACATGGTTCAGGAGATGAAGTTCAGCTTCACGTCGGCCATGGAGGAGCTAGCTAAGACACAGTATGGTGACGAATCCCTACAACAGCAGCTGTCAAACGACCGAGAGAGTAATCTACAACAAATCACAGAACTCACCGACCTAGTCAAAAGTCTCAAG TCAGAAGTAGACTCAATCAAAACTGAGTTGAATGGAGTTGTAGCCTCACAGAAAACTCTGGAAGAGAA GTTTAAGTCGGAGAAGCCACGTGTCTTGGAGTCTCCAGCCCCAGACTCCACCAGAAAAGATGTGGGCCCGATGGTTCAGCCTTACTTAGCAAGTCTTCATCAACAGAAAG CATCAGAGGACTGCGACTCCCACTCAGTGACAGCTTTAGCCTGCAAGAGTCTTAATCTGTCACAGGCCCTACATGAAAAATGTCTTCATCTGGAACTGTCATCTAGCGATGAAGAAGAAACTCTCAGAAATCTGCAG AATTCTGGATTCTTCTTGGACAAAGAAGGAAGTT ATTACCTTGATGATAAACATGTTCATCCACGGAAACTACCTCTCCATGAAAGGGTGGTGGAAGAAG TACAAAGAGAGAAGGCTGCCCAGGAAGTGGTGGAAGCGGAGAGGTCCTACTGCTCACAGCTTTGGACTCTGATTGATGCTTACATTAACCCACTCAGGCAGGCCGAAATCATGACGCCCagagagttatctgcccttttcCCCTCCTACATCCCTCAGCTGTATGAACAGCATTGTCTACAACTGCACAAGATGGAGGAGAGGCTGATGAAGTGGAAGATCTCCGGCATGTTAGGAGATGTATTTGTCAAGATGCTCGAGAAGCAAGAT GGAGAAGGTTTGGCTCTGTATAAAGAGTATATCAACGACTTTCCTTCCATCATCAACAACATGAACCAGTGGTTTTCACAATCGCCTCACTTCAAATCCCTCATGGGG AGCACCAATTTAGCTTCTTCCAATGTCATTCCCCTGCTGTTGGAACCATTGCAACAAATACCAAAATACTCACTACTGCTAAAG AACCTCTTGAAGCACACCGCAGTGGATCATCCTGACAGACAGTATCTAGAGGCAGCCCTGTACAGTCTGAAAAGCTTTCTGTACATCATGAATAACGACATTGAGCATGCATCACAGTTTCTGAATGTCACCAG GTCACGAGAGAGTGGAAATTCGATGCGTTCTCGTTCTAGTGGGAGCAGTGCGGAGGCTAATCAGGTGTCTAGTGCTCGGGACAGTGGGATACAAGAGGACGAGACTCGTCACCCTGCCTCGCCCAGCACCACTAGAAG GTACGTCCTTCAGGTGTTGCGGGAAAGGAGAGAGAGGGAGGAGCAGGGTTACAGGGACCGCCCAGTTTCTGTCCAGTCCCGCCCTCAGCACACTTTCGGAAGTCATCCTGATTTATCTGCACAGGAGTATGTTGACCTCATGAACACCAGCAAAGAGAACAGTGTCTACTTGCCTTATCAGTCTGGGCACAAGATGTATTCTTCTCTGTCAAAGATACAGGCCAAGGTGCCTGAAATCCGTAGTCCCGAGAAACCCCCGAGGAGAATCAAAATACGAAGGCGACCCGATAATCCAAAGAGTGCaataaattcaaattatctTCGCCCACTCACTCCACATTTTCCATTTTCGAGCACTCCAAGTCGTACAGCCTTTGATGAACAAGAGAACTTAAGGCCCCCTCCACCCAACAGGAGAGGCAGAATAAGGCCAGCAAGTTCCATTGATTTTACAAATCGGGGAAGTGAAAGGAGGGATGAAATATTGGAGGACTGGTCGTTTCATGGGCCAAGTCTGAACTCCCCCAGGGATCACCCGGGGGAGGGAAGGGCCAGGAATGAGCTTCATCTGTCTCTCCAGAGACTACTGGCAGAGAGAGATATGGAGGGCAGTCGGAGAGAGGAAGACACAAATCCATATTTTCAGCCCCTCAGTACTTCTTCAGAGCCTGGTGGACCAACTGAGGACAGATTTGCTACCTCCTCATATAATGGATATCAGCCAGGTAGACCTGCTTTTCAAACAAAGATAGTTGAAGACTATGGAATATATGGTGATGAGGATGATGAGGAAGAATATGGAAAAGGTGGTTCTTTTCATTCTCACAGTAATCCATTGAAAGATAAAACTGAGACTCCTTATGAGAATTACCATCAGAGAAGAACTTTACCAGAGGTCAAGAATGTGACCTCAGAAGTTCATCTGGGTCACAGAGAAAAACCTCTTCCTAGTCCTCGAAGAAATGATTCTCAAAAATCTAGGATGTCAGACACTACCTCCAAATTGTCAGTGGAGAGACGAAGTTCTGGTGAAACGGGCGGTAGTAAACAGCTTAAGCCTGAACATCTAGTGCCAGCGCCTTCAGAAAATTCAGTCAGTGTTTCAAGTAAGAAAAAGGACATGCAGCTATATGAAATTGAAACTAAAGACTATCCGGACAATAGTAAAAGAAACTCTTATGTGCAGGCTGAGAAACCTTCAGAAGAGGACCATTCCTACAGCAGAAACAGTATTAGAGCTTCTTCAGATATCAACAAGAATGATCTGAAGCTCGATATGAAAGGTGCAGGGAATTTACCCATGAGGACCTCCCCTCATATCGCTGAATCCTCCACCCGTCCCAGCTCAGATCCAGTCACACCAACAAATGGACCCGTGTTAAGGAATCCCAACAAACCTTCCAAAAAGTTGCCTGTCCCAAGCGGTCGGTTAAGTTACCCAAATTTAGACCAGATGCCTTCAGCCTCCAGGATTCCCTCGCCTCCTGTCACCCCGACAGATGGAAAGAGTCTGAAAGCTCTGGCCAAAGACACCAAAATACCCATGTATATGCCAAAAAAGAAGGAGAAAGGTGCCAAGGGGTCCAACGAAAACATCTCCAAGTCAACAGAGGATGTATCCAAAGTCAAGAAAAAGACCAAGTTTGGATCCATTAAGAGTTTTTTCGGAAGAAAAAG